In the genome of SAR202 cluster bacterium, the window TCGGGGAAGAAGGGGTCAGGGGATAATGGTATCCCGATTAAGAACAAGGCTAGCTCCCTCAAGTAGGCCCCTTTCGCCCCAATCCGCCCTCTGCTAGAATCCGCCCACCTAACATAACCTCACACCAGGGAGGCCTCCCATGCCAGCCAAATGGATAGACCTTAAAGTCGACGGCAAGACCATGCCCGCCTACGTCGCCGATCCCGAAGGCCCCGGCAAGCGCCCCGCCGTCGTCGTCATCCAGGAAGTCTTCGGCGTCAATTCCAATATCCAGGACCTCACCAACCGTGTCGCCAATGCCGGCTACGTCGCCATCGCCCCAGACCTCTTCTGGCGAGGCGGCGCCAAGCGCACCTTCGGCTACGGCCAGGCCCCTGACGCCGACGCCCGCGCCAAGGCCGTCGCCGCCTTCCGCGACGACGAAATCGTAAAAGATATCAACGCCTCCATCGACTGGCTGCGCCGCCATCCCAACGTCGGTCGGGGCGGCATCGGCATCACCGGCTTCTGCGTCGGCGGTCGCATCACCTACCTCGCCGCCGCGCGATGCCCTGAAATCGCCGCCGCCTCCGTCTACTACGGCGGACGCATCTTCCTCCCCTTCGGCGAAGGCCCCTCTCCCTTCGACCTCACCTCCAAAATCAAGTGCCCTGTCATGGGCAACTTCGGCGAGCTCGACAAAAACCCCACCCCTGACGAGGTCCGTAAAATCGAGGCCGCCCTAAAGCAGCACAAAGTCCCCTACGACTTCAAAATCTACCCCAACGCCGACCACGGCTTCGTCTGCGACGAGCGCTCCAGCTACCACGCCGAATCCAACCGCGACGCCTGGTCCCGCACCCTCTCCTGGTTCGCCCGCCACCTCCACCCCGAAAAATAGCCCCGTCCCTCCTCTACCTCCTTACCCCACTTCTTGTGGGGGAAGGATAAAGGTCGAAGACTCGCCGTGGAGAGATGGTAGCCTCCCCTTCCCATCAGGTTCTCCCCCTTTTCCTCGTGAGGAAAAGGGGGAGTTAGAGGGGGAATTGGTGCAATCTTTATCTTTCCCTCTCTTCCCGCAGGAAGAGAGGGACTAAGGGTGAGATGGTATCCCGATCAGACAGACGCCGGCATTCTAGCCACCAAGTCCTGAGACCCCACTACCCCTACGCATACGGCCCCAACGCCATCCCTCCCAGCAAATGAATATGCCCGTGCTCCTGGCTCTGCATCGCGTCCCGCCCTACGTTCGACACCATCCTGTACCCACCCGGGCACACCTTCTCCCCCATCATCACCAGCGCCCTCCCCAGCCGCTCCATCACCGAATCCCTCCACATCTCCGACTGCGTCATGTGCTTCTTCGGTATCGCCAGCAGCATCACCGGCGTCCACGTCAATCGATTTGATATCACAATCACATCCTCATCCTGATAATGCACCGTCGCCGGCTCCCGCCCCGCAATAATCTCGCAAAACACGCAATACCTCTTCTGTGTCATCTCACCGCTGTCCGTACGGCAAAGCCTTCGGGAAACATCCCACCGCTTCTATTTGCTTGGGCGTGCGCTCCAGGAAGCTGAGTCATGAGGTGCCCTACCACGCTCCTTCTGGCCTACTCCCCTTTAAACGCCTGATGTCAGTTGAAGATATTGATATTCATAAAAGAACTGAGTCCCTCCAAGGAAATTCCTTCTCTCCTTGCGTTGAGCTCCTTGACTTGTATCAATACGAAATCCCGATGTTAATCGGGAGGAGAAGGCGCAGGTCGAAGACTCGCCGTGGAGAGTTGAGGGGTGAAACCCTAGCACTACAAGACATCTGGCGGTCTTGAGTCCACTGCCCCCTTCTGATCCCTTTCTCCCTTGGTTAAGACTAGGGGAAGGGGATGGACTGGGTGAGGATTTCTTACCGCCACCTTCGAGCAAATGGAACTCCCCTACCGGCCCCTGGGCTGCCGCTTCTGCTCTGATGCCCTGCCGCCCTTCTGCGAATCCCTCCGGTCCGGCGCCGCCAGCGGCAGCCAGTTCACCAACGTCACATCCTTCAGCCTCGACGCCAGCCTCGGCTGCGCCTTCTCCATCTGCTCCATCGATAGATTCGTCGTTATAACCATCGGCAGCCTGTGGTTATGCCTATGCACCGTAATCTGGAACATCTTCTCCTGAGCCCACGCCGTGCTGCTCTCCGCCCCCATGTCGTCCAATATCAAAAGCGGCACCGTCTTCACCATCTCAAACAGCTGGTCATATTCCACAGGGCTGTTCGGGTTGAACGTGGAACGCAGATGGTCCAGCAAGTCCGGCACCATGGTGAAAAACACCATCTGCCCCAGCCTGATCCTCTCCCCCGAAATCGCCACCGAAAGGTGTGTCTTCCCGCAGCCGTTAGGCCCCGTTAGCAGCAGCCACCCCTGGGCATCGCTGGCGAAGCTCTTGGCCGCTATCAACGCGTGCTGCAATGTCGACCGCTCTTCCGCGTCCGCCCCAGGCGCGTTGACCTCAAAACCCTCAAAGGTCATCCGCGACAGCATCTCCTCCGACAGTCCGCTGAACCTCTGCAGCATCTCCTGCCGTTGCGGTGCCGTCTTCTCCCGCTGGCACCGGCATGGGAAAACCTGACCAAAGTCCGGGTGTCCCCTGGGCGCCTTATGGCTTACCCATCCCAGCCCATTGCATACCGGGCACTCATCTCCACCGTCATCTTTAGGTTCCGGGTAGCTTCCCCCGCCGTTGGACGTACTCTTTGAGGTGGCGTTTACGGTCAGTCGCTTCAGTATATTTCCCAGACTTTCCATCTTGCTTCCCTTCGGCTTTCCACCTCTTAAGTATTGTCTCTACATACCGCCAGTTTCTAGCTCCCACCCTTTCCGCCTCAAAAAACGCCTCCCTTATCCACTCCTCAGCATATTCCTTTTCCGCTTCCCGCAATATATCCACCAGAGTGGGAGATATCGTCAAATTTATCGTTTTCTGATAAAGCTCAAAGATATTCGGCCTCTTTAACGGCAATTCTACCACCCCGTCCTCCCCCACTATCCCTTCCGCCGCCGACAGCCCCTTGGCAATGGCGTGTGCCAACGCCCGCCTGTCCGTCTCAATGTTCAGCACAAATATCGGCGTCGCCCTCCCGTCCGATGACGCCACTCCCCTCGCGAAAATCCCCTGCTGCACCGCCCTCCCCATAATTTGCCCCACCACCTCCAACCCCAGCGGCGCCAGCACCGGGTCCTGCGCCAGCTCCGTCAGCGTCACGTATCGAAAAGCTCCCTTCTTGCGGTGTAAGTGCCACAAAGTCCTCAGTATGCACTTCAGCTCCCTCACGTCCTCCACCGACTGCAAGACGTTACCCAGCAGCGGGTCCGGCACTGGTGTAAAGCTGGTCCCCCTCGGAAACACCGGCGACGTCACGGCGACGCGTATTCCAGGTCCAGCGGCGCCGGCTCAAACCGCACCAGCCGGTTGTTGAACAGCAGCTTGAACGTGTCCGTCGGCCCGTGCCGGTGCTTCGCTATGATTATCTCCGCCACGTTCCTCGGATATATCGTCCCCTCCGGGTGCCGCTGCATCCACTCCTCCTCCGTCACATACAGGTCCTCGCGATATATAAACATCACCACGTCGGCGTCCTGCTCGATGCTCCCGCTCTCCCTCAGGTCCGACAACTGCGGTCGATGTGTCGGTCTCATCTCCACCGCCCTGCTCAACTGCGACACCGCCAGCACCGGGATGTTCAGGTCCCGCGCCAGCCCCTTCAGCGCCCTGGAAATCTCGCTTATCTCCTGCACTCGGTTGCTCCCCCGGCTCCCCTCCATGCTGATAAGCTGCAAATAGTCCACCACCAGCAGGTCCAGGTTCCTCTCCATATGCAAACGGCGCGCCTTAGCCCTCATCTCCATAATCCCCTGCAGCGGCGTGTCGTCAATGTATATCGCCAGTTCGGAAAGTCCCCCTATGGCGCTGATAATCCTCTGCTCATCTTCTGCGGAGTATAAACCTCGGCGCAAGAACTGCGTCTCCACTCGCGACTCGCTGGCCAGTATCCTCAGCGCCAGCTGCTCCTTGCTCATCTCCAGGCTGAATATCCCCACCGTGGACTCGCCCTTGGCTGCGCTCACCGCCATGTTTACCGCCAGCGTGCTCTTCCCAACGCTGGGCCGCGCCGCCAGTATCAACAGGTCGGAAGGCTGCAGCCCTCCCAGCACCTCGTCCATCGAATCGAATCCCGTCGCCACCGGCGCCTTGATCTTGACGTTTGGCTCCACCAGCGCCGACCTCTCCTCCAGGTACTGGTCCAGTATCTCCCGCAGGGCCACAAACTCCCGCCCCGCATGGCCGGACCTCACCCCGAACAGCAGGTTCTCCGCCCTGTTCAGCGTCGCCACCTCGTCCGACGTCCCGTCATACCCCATGGCCGCTATCTCAGACGCCGCCCTAATCAGCCTGCGCATAGTCGCCGTCCTGGCCACAATCCGGGCATAGTGCTCCACATGCACCGACGTCGGCACCGCCGATACCAGATGGCTTAGATAGGCCGCGCCCCCCACAGGGTCCAGGCGGCTCTTCAGTCCCAGTTCGTGGGTGACGGTAACCTGGTTTACGGCCTCGCGCCGCTGGAATAATGCAATGCACGCCTCATAGCAGAAGGCGTTGCGCTCTCGATAGAAGTCCTCGGGCTTCAGCAGGTGAACGACCTTAAGGATAGCCTCGCTGTCTATCAGCAGCGAACCTATTACCGCTTCCTCCGCCTCCACGTCGTGGGGCTGCAGCCGCTCTTGGTACATCGCGACCTCATTAACGTTGGAAGCCTACAATGAAGTCAAGGCGAAAGTATTGCGATTACTTTTAGAAAAATTCCTAAATTTTGGACAAAAGAAGAACCCGCCGTTCCTGCCTCGTATGACAGGCGGGCGGGATCTCTGTTTCCATGTTGGTTTACTAAGTAGGTTTTGGCCTACTTCTCCTTTTCTTCCTCGGTTTCCGCCTCTTCCCTCTCCTCACCCTTCTCCTCCGGTTCTTCCGGCTCCTCCAGCACCAGCGTCTCGCCCTCCGCCTCCGCCACCACCGTTATCTCCGGCGCCACTTCCTGGTGCAGCCGCAGGCTTACCTTATACGTCCCCGGCTCGCGAATCGGCTGGCTTAGCTCAACCACCCGGCGCTCTACCTTCTGGCCTGTGGCCGCCTCCAGCTCTTCAATAATCCTCGTTACAGAAATCGCGCCGTAGTACTGGCCCGTCGGCCCCACCCGTCCCCGCAGCTTAAGCGTAACCTCGCCCATCTTACCGGCAACACTCTTCGCCGCTTCCATCTCCTGATTGCGCCGCACCTCGGCAACCTTTTCTATCTTGTTGACCCTCTTCAACGTCTCGGGCGTGGCCGCCGTGGCCAGCTTCTTGGGAAAAAGATAATTCCTCGCATAGCCGCGGGCCACCTCTTTCACCTCTCCGGCGTTTGCCACGTTAGTTACATCTTCCAGAAACAGTACTTGCACGAAAGCACCTCGTCTTGTATATACGGCCTGCTGGAATTATATCACGGCTCGGCCTTGTCATTCTGAGACGCGGTCGAAGCCTGTCCTGAGCCTGGTCGAAGGAATGAGGAGTAAACCCTGGGAGCACAATCGGAGCATTAGAACCACTTGCCACTGTTTTTATCCTTCTCTTCCCTAAACAACCCAGCTTCCCCTCACTTCCCTCCCCTCTCACCCTCTACCCGCCAGTACCGCCTCCCGTCCACCCTCACAATCCTCCCAAAATGTCTCCCCGTCGGGAAATGCCCCGCCGCCATCACTATCCCCTCCCTCTCAATCCTCTCCGCCATACGGATCCTAGTCTCATATGCCTTCTGCCGGTCGATATCATGCCTGGAGTTCCACCCGGGCTCCATCACCTGCACCACGCTCTGTATCAGGTCCCCAACGACCATCCCCTTCTCCCCCTGCGAGTTTATCGCGATGGTCATGTGCCCGGGCGTATGCCCCGGCGTCGACACCGTCGACACCTCCGACGTGATAGCATGTCCCCCTCCAATTAACTCCAGCCGGCCCATCCCCTGCAGCGGCATCACGCACTCCTTCACCTTCGGGTTCTTCGGCAGCAGATCCGGGCTTGTGAAATACTCCCAGTCCGCCTTGGAGGCCAGGAACTTCGCTCTGGGGAAAGACGGCTTCCCGCCCACCACATTCCACCCCACGTGGTCGCCGTGCAGGTGCGTGTGCACCACAAAGTCCACCTCCTCCGGCCTCACCCCCACCGACCGCATAAACCCCACCAGGTTCCCCGGCAAGTTCCCACGCTGCGGATGCGGCCCCGGCCCCATACCCGTATCCACCATTATAGTCTTCCCCTGGGACCGAATCGCAAAGCTCCCGTAATAAAGTTGCAGCAGCCCATCCTTGTTCAGCACATCATCCCGATACACCTCCCACGCCTCGATGGGTATAGTCGGGAAAAAATTCTCCGGCGTGTACGGCGGCGGCACAAAGTCCAGTAGCGCCCACACCTCCACATCCCCAATCCTTACCTTCTCCAATATCGCCTCCTTCTTAAGTTTCTCGATGACACGCCAACCTTCTTCATATCCTGTATGAATAGAACCAACGCTGGCGAACTAGCGTCACGGGATCGCGGTTCATTGCCTTCTAATACTGTATCAGCGTGAAAATGTCGTACCCTGGCAGGTTTTTCCTCCCCTCCAAAAACGCTAGCTCCATCAGCACCGCCAGCCCCTCCACCTTTCCTCCCGACTCCTGCACCAACTTGCACGCCGCCGCCATTGTCCCCCCCGTCGCCAGCACGTCGTCCACAATCAGCACTCGATGCCCCTCCATAATCCCATCACGATGTATCTCCACCGTGTCCGACCCGTATTCCAGCGCGTACGTCACCGATACCGTCTGGAACGGCAGCTTCCCCCGCTTCCGCACCGGCACCAGCGGCTTCCCCATCTTGTACGCCAGCGCCGACCCCAGCAGGAACCCCCGCGCCTCAATCGCCAGGATAGCGTCTATTCTCCGGCTCTCATAATGCCCCGCGAATTCATCGACCACATATCGAAAGGCCGCAGGACTCTGCAGCAACGGCGTGATGTCTTTGAAGATAATCCCGAACTTCGGAAAGTCCGGTATGTCTCGAATGTAAGACTTTAACTCCATGGCCACCTCCACGGCCTATTATGCGGCAAAATATAAGGCCCTTCCAGCGCTAACGCTGGAAGGGCCTTTATCAACTCGCTGTCTATCTACACAATCTTCGCCTGGAACCCCCGCTCCTCGTCCGCGATGTTCTGGGCATAATCAATGAACGCGCTGATCGGATAGCCCATCTCCGCATGGTATTTCACGTCGATTCGATAAGCCACCTTGTCGATGGCGTCCTGCAAAAGGTCGAACAGTCCGGCCACCGTCACGTACCTGTTGTAATCGCTGGCCGGCACTGCCTGTCCGTCCTTCTGCCGCGTCACGCTCTTAATCTTCCCGTCGGCGCCCACCTCAATAATCACCGTCTCTGTGTAGTCGCGAGGGCAGAAGCACCGCCATGAGAACTCCATCTTATACTCTTTAGGCTTCTTGCTCTCCCATAGCGCCTTGTTCTTATTCAGGTCCTTCTCCAGCTCCTCGCCGCTGAAAGATGCTGTCAGCTTGCCGTCCTTCAACACCACCGTCTTATCATTTACATGTATCTCGTAAGCCTGGCTAGGGTCAAAGTCGCTGCCCAGATATACCTTGCTCACCGCTGTCCCGTAAATCATTGTGCAGATCGCCCTCGGGTCCGACGGCACCCAGTTCAGCACCTCTATCGATATGAAGTTCCCATCCCTATTAACCCTGTACCCCGCGAACACCGCGCACCCATTCGGCAGCCCTGACTCCACCGACAGCACGTACTGCGGCGGCAGGCTCTTCCACACCTCCAGGTCTATCTTATCGATGGGCGCCACTGCCAGCCTCATACCCTCTGGTTGCTTCCGGTCATCCTTCCACACCAACTTCTCACCCGTCCTTTCCTTCAAAAAGTCCTGCGCCCTCCCATCCCCTTTGCCCGTAAGCCCGCCGTCGGGATGGGCTATCACGTTCCCTTTGTCGTTATAAAGCGTGCTCCAGATGTCGCAGCACATCGGCGGCACGTAATAGACCGTTTGCCCTTTGTACTGGTACATGTACACCGACGCCCCGGGGTTCTCCACCGGCGCGTTCTTCAGTTCGTCAACGACTTTCTGCAGCCACGCCGGCATATCTGCCATGGGGGTTGCGGTGGGCGTTGGCGCAGGTGTCGCGGTTGGCGCCTTGGTCGGGGTAGCTGTAGGCATAGGCGTCGCCGTGGCCGAATCCGGCGTCCTCGTCGGCTGCGACGTGCTGCCGGGCGCCCTAGTCTGCGTCGGCGTCGAACCCGTCGCGCCGCACGCCATCGCCGCCATCAACCCCACCACCGCTAGTATTAGTAGAAGAGTCCGCATAAGTATCTCCTTGCCACTCCTGTGAGGCTTTCTGCTCTTGCAGGCCTCTTACTACAAAAGACACCGAGGCGCCACCCTTCGTTCCATCATCTTTTCCATCCCTTCCGCCGGCTCTAGCTCCGTCGCCGACTAGGTTATCCGTAAAACCCTCCTCGGAATGCGGGTAAACACCGTATTACCCCTGGCCCCCATGCATCTACAGTTTCTATAGCCAATCGCCGACAAGAGGTGACGAGTGCTTTTATCGGAAAAGCCCAGAGTTAACAGTCTTGTGCTGGACGCCGATAGTCTGATAAAAAACGTCACCAACGCCGTAGTCACCCGGGAGTCCACCGTACGTCTCCTCGCCGTCAGCCTCCTGGCCGGCGGCCACCTCCTCCTCCGAGACCTCCCCGGCGTCGGCAAGACCCTCCTCGCCCGCTCCCTCGCTCGCTCCATCCTCGGTAGCTTCAAGCGTATCCAGTTCACCGCCGACCTCCTCCCCTCCGATGTTACTGGCTCCGCCGTCTTCCGTCAGGCCGAAGGCCGCTTCGACTTTGTTCCAGGCCCCGTCTTCGCCAACATCCTCATGGCCGATGAGATTAACCGCGCCAGCCCCAGGACCCAGTCCGCCCTTCTCGAGGCCATGGCAGAAGGCCATGTCACCGTAGACGGCCAAAAACATCCCTTGCCGGACCCCTTCTGGGTCGTCGCCACCCAGAATGACTTAGATGAGTACGGCGCCTTCCCTCTGCCTCGCGCCCAGATGGACCGGTTCATGATGGTATTGGGCCTTGGTTATCCCGACCTGGCCGGCCAGGTCCAAATCCTGGAGCGAAACCAGCGCGGCGACCCTACCGTAGATCCCGTCCTCACCACCGACAGACTGAAAGAAATGCAGCAAGAAGTCAAGGCGGTGCAAGTCGCTCCTCTCCTCCGAGAGTACATCGCCCGCCTGGTCGTCTCTACCCACAGCCACCCTGGTCTGGAACTGGGCGTCAGCCCTCGCGGCGCCGTCCACCTCCAGCGCGCCTCCCAGGCCTGGGCCGCCCTGGATGGCTCCCCCTTCGTCCTCCCTGAGCACGTCCGGCATGTGGCTCCGCTCGTCCTCCAGCACCGCCTCCTACCCAAGTCCTCCGCCTCCTCTCAGGAAGTCATCGAGGACATCCTAACCAGCACACCCGTGCCGCTGTAGGGCGCCCCGTGACGCCAACCCCCCGTGGATGGGTGCTTCTCACCGTCGCCCTTGCCCTCTTCGGCATGGCCTGGCTCACTCAAATCGGCTGGTTCTACGTCGCCGACTCCCTGGTCTGGGGAATACTGGCGGTTAACCTTTTCCTTCCCTGGCTTACCGTTCGAGACCTCCACGTCTTCCGCCAGGCCGCTGGCCCATCCCCTGAGATTGGCCTTTTTGAAGACGACCCGTTAACCGTCACCCTCTCCGTTAAAAACCTCTCCTTCTACCCCAAAGACTCCCTGACTATCCACGACAACTGTCCCCTGGCCCCGCCCCACCAATCCCCCCCAAACCCTCCACTTTTCCGGCCTCTTCCCCTCAGGCCGTTCCCAGTCCTCCTATCAGGTCTCCTGCTACCGACGCGGCGTCTACACCCTTCCCTCCGTCCTCGTCGAGTCCTCCGCCCCCTTCGGCCTCTTCCGCTCCCGCCGTCTCTATCACGTCCCCCTTCAGCTCACCGTATATCCCCGCCTCATTCCCCTGCGAGGCCAGTCCCGCCGCAGCAACCACTTGGGCAGCCGCTCCTCCAGCATCCTCCCCGTATCCACAGGCGATTTCAGAGGCACGCGCCGGTTCCAGCCGGGAGACCTGCCCCGCAGCATCCACTGGCGAAACTCCGCCCGCCGAGGTCATCTTATGGTCAAGGAGTTCGATGAAGGCTCCTCTGTCTCCGTCGCCTTCGCACTCCTCCCCGGCCTTTCCTCCGGCGAGGGCCGCGACGCCCCCCTGGAGTACGGCATCCGCGCCGCCGCCAGCGTCGCCCGGTGGTGCCGCTCCCAGGCCATCCCCTTCCGAATGTGGCCCACCCCTCCTTCCGATGCTTCCACCCACTGGCACGATTTCCTGGACTTCCTCGCTGGGCTGGACAGCGCGCACCTTAAGGACGCTTCCCCTCCCAGTGGACTGGCCTCCTCTGATGTCCTCATCCTGGCCGCTTCACCCCAAAACGTCTCCCGCCTCCACTCCTTCACCGCCCGCTCCCGCCGAAGGCCCATCGCGCTGCTGTTCCAAGGCTTCGACCTCAATGATGATGGCCCTATAAACCCGTTACCAAGGAGCTTGGACATAGAGGTGGTCCCCTGCCCCCAGGGTGGCCTGGAGTCCTCCCTCGCCTCCCTTATCCACCTCATCTCCGCCGACTCCCTATCCCCCGCTCCAGGCCTTAGACCATGAGCCTGCTCCGGCGTCGCTCCTCAACCCTAAAGCCCCTTCCCCAGCCCGTCCCTCCGGGTTACAGGCTGGTCCTCTACGTCCTGTCCTTCCTCTCCATGTCCTCCGCCCTGGCCGCGGCGGCCCAGGTCAGCGGTCAGTACCTGCTTTTTGCCGCCGCCATTGCCCTTACCGGCGGGGGCCATGCCGTCTCCGCCCTCACCGGGAAAAGCCGCGCCTGGCTCACCCTTGCCCTCTATCTAGGTGGAATGGGGTCCCTGGGATTCATGCTGCCTGAGCTGTTGCAAATCCTCCACGGCGGTTCCCTCTTCCCCCTGGGAAAACTCCTAGCCGTAGTCCTGGTCATGACCAGCTTTAACCTCCGCAGCCTCCGCACCCTTTACGACTGCCTCCTCCTCTCCCTCGCCCTCCTCCTCATCGCCAGCGAAAGCGCCCTCTCCGCCCAATTCGCCTCCCTGGTAGGGACCTTTTCGCTGGCCGCCATAGCCTTCCTCTACGTCGCTCACCAATCTAAGGCCTTCCCCGGGGCTGGCCGCGTCCGCGCGATGGAGCTTCTCCGCCACACTCCCATGCTTCTCATCGTCGCAATCTTAGTAAGCCTCTTCGGTGCTGCGGTCTTCATGGTTCTCCCCCAGCGCGTCCGCGTCGAAAGCGCCAGCCCCCTTCCCAGCCGCCTCGACCTCGCCTCCGGGCTACCTGCCCTCCCTTCAGACCTCGACCCCCAGCAGAACGGCGCTCCCCTCCAGGATGGCCTCCTCCCTTCACACAACCCCACCGGTGATGCCGCCACATCCTCCCCCACTACACCCTCCAGCCTCACCCCCACCTCTCCCTCCTCCCAAATCGCCGATGCCATCGCCAGCAAGTACGAGCCTCTAGGCTACACCGGCGACGCCGGCAAGGACCTCGTCATGTACGTCCGAAGCCCCCTCGCCAGCTTCTGGCGAGGTCAGGTCCTGGAGTACTACGACGGTCGTGGATGGTCCTCCGCCTACCAGTCCCCCCGGCTCAAGTCCGACCCCCTGGGTCGCCTTCAGTTCACCGACGCCTGGGCCTGGCAAGGCTCCTTGGACACTTACACCCAGACCTTCTTTCTGAAGACCGACCAGCCTAGCGCCGTCTTTACCGGCTACGGCCCTGGCCTTATAGCCCTCTCTGATGGCGTTGCGGTCCCACGAACCCCCTCCCTGGACCTGGGCTACCTTCAAAAAGCCGGCGTCTCATATAGAGTGACCTCTGCCCGGCCCGCCCTCACTCCGGATTCCCTGGAGCAGGACAGGGCGGACCGTAGTTACCTCCGCTACAACAAAAGCGCCGCCCCCTCGTCAAAAGTCCACGCCCTCGCCGCCAAAATCGTCCAGAATTCCGCCTCCGACTATCAGAAGGCCGTAATGTTGGAGCAGTACCTCCTCACTAACTATCAATACGACCTCCGCCTCACCCCTCTCCCCACCTCCACCGACGCCGTCGAGCACTTTTTGTTCTCCGCCAGGGCCGGCTTCTGCGCCCACTTCGCCTCCGCCATGGCCCTCATGGCCCGCTCCCTGGGTCTCCCAGTCCGCGTCGTCACAGGCTACCTCCCCGGCCGCTACGACCCCCTTTCCGGCGTCCACGTGGTCCGCCAGCAGG includes:
- a CDS encoding DUF4129 domain-containing protein: MSLLRRRSSTLKPLPQPVPPGYRLVLYVLSFLSMSSALAAAAQVSGQYLLFAAAIALTGGGHAVSALTGKSRAWLTLALYLGGMGSLGFMLPELLQILHGGSLFPLGKLLAVVLVMTSFNLRSLRTLYDCLLLSLALLLIASESALSAQFASLVGTFSLAAIAFLYVAHQSKAFPGAGRVRAMELLRHTPMLLIVAILVSLFGAAVFMVLPQRVRVESASPLPSRLDLASGLPALPSDLDPQQNGAPLQDGLLPSHNPTGDAATSSPTTPSSLTPTSPSSQIADAIASKYEPLGYTGDAGKDLVMYVRSPLASFWRGQVLEYYDGRGWSSAYQSPRLKSDPLGRLQFTDAWAWQGSLDTYTQTFFLKTDQPSAVFTGYGPGLIALSDGVAVPRTPSLDLGYLQKAGVSYRVTSARPALTPDSLEQDRADRSYLRYNKSAAPSSKVHALAAKIVQNSASDYQKAVMLEQYLLTNYQYDLRLTPLPTSTDAVEHFLFSARAGFCAHFASAMALMARSLGLPVRVVTGYLPGRYDPLSGVHVVRQQDAHAWVEIKFQRHGWVPFDPTPRPDSPWALDPGAARTASNLQQALITEIQQSLGSVTGFVETSAASISASAQTPITKAALSGAGFAFLSLGLVVAARRRRPLPLSSDSLYASLDSVARIEIRASYLRALKVLARRGFPPRLPHQSPGYYLESLLASAQVPHEFAELTGIASQALYSPDPPSGVPVQRARMLLAQLRNLPQSRRRSHRAEK